The Aptenodytes patagonicus chromosome 12, bAptPat1.pri.cur, whole genome shotgun sequence nucleotide sequence CAGAGATTCACATTTGTAACAGTGCAGTGAAAAAGATGAGGGTTAAATCATCCAGCATGTTGAGAGAGGAAAGGTGatcatcagaaacaaaaaaaattaattgtagtTCACATTCAATCTCaagcaaaataaagcatattGACTGAAGAAGCTTTTTGCTGGTATAGTGGAGCTATACAACAGCTTTGATTGCCATAGCTGTGCCGGTGGGGCAAGAAAATGTCacacatttagaaaagaaatgggtttttttagtgcCTGGCACTACTAGTTAGGTGCAGCTGAAGTAGCGGCTAACAGCTACATTTAAGTAGTTTTAGTTCAGTAGTTGATACGAATCACTCTTTCATCCTGCAGCAAACCAGATCTCTCTGGTTTTAGTCATTATATgaaaaatagtaatgaaaaggaGGTATATTTTACCAGGCCAGATAACTTCTTATAAACcagtacagattttctttttctgggccCTAGCAAAGGAATGAGAGGTTCTGGAAGTGAACTTCGGAGATGTACCTTCCTCAGGTTCAAACACCCAGCAGGTTTCCTGGAAAGCCTCTTTGTGTACACGCTGTACGGCTGTGGCCCAGGACGTATCCGAGAAGGGACGGATCTGAGCCGCGAGCTGCTCTCGTGCAGAGAAACACGGGGAGGTCTCTTCTCCCAGAGGCACTTCTTGGCAGCCCGGGGAGCTCCAGCTCATACATAACTTATCTTTGGCAGTACTGAGATGCTATCAACTCCGACCTGCTTCCCCAGGCGGGAGAGCTAGAGCCAGGCTCATCCCTCGCTCGGTTTGTGGAGGTGAAGGGATGGAGCTGACCTTGTCTTCAAATCTCCTCCCATCCACTGCATCCACTTACTCCCCAATTTCAAACGTACTCAAAAGCCAGGCCGGCAGCTTCACCAGGGCACACTATCACCCAAAGAGCGTTACTGAAGCTCATTGTTCTCGACTACAATAAGAAGGTCTTTACACAAAGattctttatttttactgctgtgGCTTGCTCCCATCTGGCCAGAGAGGAGCCCTTACAGCGAGCAGTGAACTTCCAGCAGTGCAGATAAAACAAACCAttaagaaaagtgagaaaacaataACCATCTGCTCTGATTTACTGCAAAATAAAGAACTACCaaatcctccctccctttccctggcTGCAAAGCTGCGTCCCCTTTCAGTCCCAGCAACGCGTGCTCAGGATGGGTGAAATAAGAGACATACCACAGGACAAGGCTGATCCAGTCCGGGAGGGCCTGGTTCCCCCTTCTGCCCTTTGGCTCCTTTTCTCCCCGGTATTCCTCGCTCACCCTGTTGATGCAACAGGAAAATAGGAACAGGAGGGGTGACACCTCGGTTTTAACTTGCACAGCACTTGCAGAGTCCCACACCGCACCCAGAGTAGGGACATTTGCACTAGTGTAACCTCAACTGAGAGTTAAATCACTGTGAAAATCTTCCAATAAAGCTGTGTGGAGGTATTTGAATAGATAATTTTATAACAGAATGACTAAATGACTGGTTTCTGCTAGAAACCAGGTTGGTATCTGACAGTAAGTGGGAGCACCAGCTTCCAGCCACTGCCCTGCGCTCAGCTGGgctcctgcctccagctgggCACCCCTTTATTTAAGCATCCCTGTAACAAAACGTTTGACTTGGATCATTTTCAAGGTCTATAAACCAAAACTAGCAGTTCTTTGCAACCTGGAGGTGTCAAGGCTGCTCCATTTCCCCCACAACGGTTGTGCCAGGGACGGGGGCTGGAACAGGCTTGCAGAAAGCACTTCCAAGTGGGTAGGAATTAATTGAATGTCCTGCCCTATACTGCGACCACGCAAATACTTGTGCCACAGAAAAGGCCTTACAGCAATGACCCGAGAGCCTGGAGGGGGAACCAGCACCCAGGGCAAGCATCACTGCTTGCCGAAAAGAGTGGCCAGTCCTGCCCCCACCCTGCTCGCCCCACGAGCATCTCTACAGCCATAACCCACTCACCTTCTCCCCTCTTtcacttctctctcctttctctcctctgagACCTGGGAAACCCTATCATGACAAtttttaggtggaaaaaaaaaaagaggtttgttAAGTTCAGTATGTGCACATCCTGGCATCTCAGTTCAACGTAAGCAATCTCCAGCGATCAACCCGTCCTCCCATGGTGAAGAATATGACATTTTCTTCCTTGTCCACTTGGTATCTCAGCAATTTCTTGGGAAAGCTAGTGCTTTACCTACCCCAGTAACATTACATCTATTGGAGATTCTTCTTTCACTGAATCCAATACAAACATTCTCAACTGGAAAAGGAAACCCCCACGGCACCTTTAGCTGAGCAGCGATGCACGGTGTGGCACAGTCACTGCTCTGCAGTGGAAATGGTCTGGCAACTGGCCTGAATTAAGCCCTTTCCTATAGACATAGTTCCATGGGCACTGTGTTTTAGGGAGAGCAGTCTATACAGTGTTAGCTACATATTTTTTTGACAATCTCAAGCAATTTGATGGCCTTTACGTACATGTTATTCATGTTTCTACGTATCACAATTAATGTACTTACATCCAATCCTGGCTCCCCTGGCTTTCCCTGcagttgtaaaaacaaaaatgaagacatGCCATATTGAGCTTGGTGTTGCAGGCAAACTTACATCCAATTTGGTGAAATACTATGGTAGTGACAGCACAGGCGCGCCCAACGGCCCCTGGGACTCAAGGGAGCTCCTCACCACGCATTGGGATAGTGCCGGTAAGCCCGGCTCTGCAGTTCTGGCTGGACCCACCGCAGCAGGGACTTTATCAGCCCCTATTTTAGGATTGCACCACAACATCACCGCTCCTTTCCCACACTGATTACCTTCTCGCCTTTGGTACCGGGTAAACCGATGAGCCCTGGAGCACCAGGGAGAcccttaaggaaaaaagaaacaaggcatTGGGATAGTTGCTGTACGGTGGGTTTCTGTTGATGGCCAGAAATGAGATACGGGATAACAACTCACAGCGGGTCCAGCGTCACCGTGGTCCCCCTTCTCACCGCTGTCgcctttttctccctttgcacCGTCCAAGCCCTGCATAAATGAAACGGCATCAACCAAGAAGACCTGGCAGTTCTGCCTGGGACAGCCACGCTGCTTATCCACCCGCCTCCTCCCACATCTCTGGGATGCTTATACCCACACTGCCATTAACGTTTTCCTCTTGACCAGATCACGTAAGAAATAGTTGAAAATAAAGGTTTAAGCCTGCAGGTTTGGAAACCCTGACTTGCATGTGCCGCCGGCCCTCAGGTCTCCATGCTGGAGGAGGATTTAAGATCATAAAtctgtttggaaggaaaaatggCTTGTTTTCCTAAACACCAACTGCTGAACAGCACAACCAAGGGATGTGTTGTCACaaacagtgacaaaaaaaaaatcagtccccAGAGCTGACAGGCCTTTGTGAGCCTGTAAATAACGCACTGGCAGCCTGGGAACAGTGGGTGACATTTAATTTATTGACTTACTTTAGGCCCCTGGATTCCTGGAGGACCCTGCAGGAAAGACAGTGgtgcatttgaaaaaaacagaatttaaaaacaaaccccaaagttTGCTTCCCAAACCATTTCTTGCTCAAATTATGGGCTGACAATGgccaaatatttcttttcaagacAGGTGGCAGTTTATTTGGTTCTCCGATGGCAAATCAGGGGGAAGAGGAACTGAAAAGGACCGCTTTGCGTAACATAGAatcagaatcgtttaggttggaaaagacctttaagatcatcaagtccaaccgttaacctaacactgccaagtccaccactaaaccatgtccctaagcgcctcatctacacgtcttttaaatacctccagggatggggactccaccacttccctgggcagcctgttccagtgtttcaccactctttcagtaaagaaatttttccttacatccaatctaaacctcccctggcgcaacttgaggcccaACATGCAACAAAATAAAGCTCTGCAACACGAGCTTTGGGAAGCGAGAGCTCCGCAAGAGCTTTGCTGAAGCGAGTGACAGCAAAAGCTCTGGAGGGCAGCACCCTGCCACCATGGCCCTCCGagcccgggcagggctggggacacttCCCGGGTTATAAACGCCGCCCAGAAAGCCGGCTGGTTTTGAAGCGTGGTCTCTCAAGGTGCATCTTGGACACAGCAGAGGCATTCTGACCTTCCTGATGCCCTTTGACAGCTCCTCAGCCTTTTGGAGCATCGTAGGTACCAAACACCTTAGATATCTGCATCAAAAATGTTTCACGTGTTCATCACCGCCCGCATCCTCTCCCCACTGCAGCTGATGGCAAAAAAACTTAATGACTTGGGCAAATTTGTGGGAATACAGACACCATCACGGGGGGAACAGGTTTTCCCATGCCACAAGGTTTTATCTTTTCCCCATTCCAAGGAACCACTTCGTTATTTGCAAAATGTTCCACAAATGCTAATGTACTCTCCTAAATCAGGTGCTTCCACCTCTCCGAAAACAGCACCCAACGCTGTAGctcttccctgattttttttcccagatccGCAGCGGCCCACGATGATTAAACAGAGCAAACCACCCTCATCCTTAACTAATCCCATGCGATAACAAATCGGCAGCAAGGCTCAATTGCACGAGCCGCTTTCCAGAGTCCTACCATAGGGCCAGGTAATCCGGGGGGTCCGGGCTCAGGTATGATCTGCAGAAGGGAATTAAATGGCACGTTAACGGGGCTGGGCACAGAGAGAAGACAGTTTAGGAATGGAAACCTCACACGGCCCAGAATCATGATTTAATGCCCTCTGATTTAATGGCTTTGATCAAAATATCTGCTAATCAAAGAGTTGCTTGTAggatttataaataaatgaatcTTAATAAGCACATGAATCAAGCTAGCCTCTGAAATGACAGACGTGACCCACGCTGCTTAGCATATTTGCCAGCCGCAAAATGGATGTATTGGAAAATGATGCAATTTTCCACACAGACCGGAGGAAACCAGCCTTTTTgatgggaaaaaaccaaacaaaaccagaacaaaattaGAGCTCCcatgtaattaataaaaaaacTATCAAAACccaccactttttcttttaagcaaaagGCATGAATAAGGAAAAAAGGATGCAGAAATCCTATAAAACTGCAAGGAGCCCAGTATGTTTTTAGAACAAAACACGATTATAACAGCAGCATCCAATATCTCAACCATCAATGCAAAATCTAAAGTACTTTTGTAGTGCCAAGTGTGCAAGATGTTCTTCCCTAACGAATAAACCCCACTTAGACGCATCTGAAAATTCTTGTAGAAAACAGTTGGGTTTTGCTCTCCTCCGCTACGCTGATGGATACAGAACCGGCGGCTCCAGCCTGCACACCCCAATTTTGCCTGACCCCGTGTCATGGTTTATGTTGCCAAGATCTTACATGATTATTCTGCAAACACGGCGAGCCGgtgtctcctttttctcctttgtctccttttGGCCCTTCTGCTCCCTAAAAGATAAAAGTCTAATGCTGATGTGGTGCATCTTCCAGGAAagcaaaaacaagagaaaaatacatttgtcttCCTCTAAACTCCAGCCTTGGCTCAAGCAAAGCTCTTGTTCGTCCCTGCGGGACTGCTTGAAAAAAGGAGATTTTCTCCTCCTTGCTACCGGCTTAGATGACCTTCTGAATGAGCCGTTATCGTCATCATTAGCAAAGAAAACTCAAAGCTCCCGCATCCTCCAGCTCCACAGTAATGTGGTGTAGACAGGCCACTGCTTAGATCAGCAAACCCGGCCGTATACCGAGCATTTGCAGAAATCAATGCATTAAAGAACCAAGCAGCAGATGTACAGGGACGGAAAGAGGGACGTACCGGTGGACCCGATAAGCCCATTTCTCCTGTCTCTCCTTTCTGTCCCGTGATCCCTGCGCTGCCCTGGTCACCCTTCGCTCCTTTGGGACCCTGGAAGGTTACAGAAAACAACTTGCTTAGGAGAAAACtgttaaacccccccccccaacagccaTTTCTGCCTTGCTGTTGTTTCATCTCCATATTGCGGCATGAGCTCACGAAAACATGTTTTAACGTTAAAACTTACGTATGCTGATTTTGCAGGCGCAGCAGAATTTGGCTAGGCCGTAGCAGGGGTTGCCGCCATTTAGGGTTGGGAAGGTTTACAACAGAATTTGAGACAATTTCTGATGAACCACTGGTAAAAGGAGCCCCTTTAGCTCGGCAGAAATGGCCACGAGCAGCATCTGCATGCTCATGGCTGAGCGCAGGGCTGTAAGCAATGGGCGATTAATTCAGAGATGCAGCTGAACATTACGGGGCAGAGCTTGCTCCTGGCAGGCTGAGATTTGCTTTTCACAGTGGCAGCTCTCACAGACACACAGTAAACTCCTTTTTAACTCGGATCCTGCAAGGTCTTGCTTGATCCAGCCATGCCCCACGCACCTTTTCACCGTCCAGTCCAGGTGGACCCGGCAAGCCCAGCTCTCCCTGAAGTGACACAAAGAAAGGGGAGCCCACGGTAAGTTAAATCAAGAAATCAACTCGGGAAAGCATTTTGCAAGGAAATGAGTTAATCATGTGTATCGACCGTTGTGGTTACGGGTTTGGCATTGCTAGGctcaggagcagcagcaaggaggtTTCAGTGATGTGGCAGCATTACCGGCTCATCCAAAtttgggggacatggggacctcGAGAGGCACCAAAGTCCTGCCCCATCCCATTCTTCCAAGAGATGCTTTTCTGCAAGTCAAAGTCTTCTTTTAAAGATTCTACAGCTGACTGTAGGTTACTGGCTATTGCTTGTGAAGCGGGAGGACAGTGCGGTCCCGCTTGGACACGGTGCCAGGGCAGCAAGAAGCGCACGGGGAGGGCGGGATGGAGGACAGCTTGGCACAGCTTTTGGGACCACTGCCCCCTCCTCACAACTTCTTCTCCCATTTACTTCTGCCTCCCGCCGCACACAATGAGGAAATCTCGGAGGGGCCGGGATTTCATCCGTCAGGTGTAGGATTGGGAGTGGATTCATTTTTGGGACAGTGTCCTCTGGAAGAGGCTGGAGACCAAAGAAAAGCCAACAAGACTTTGGCTTTTGTGCAAAAACCTCCTTTCTTAGCCCAAGGAAGTGTTAAATAGCATCTCCTTTACCATGCATAGTCTCAAGCCCTGCAGCCAGCATCACCTGCCTTATTTTGGCTTGGGAGACACTTGCTACATGGAGAGCCGCTAACGACCACATCGCTCGCTAGGAAACACCGTCTGCATGGCAGAGGTCGGGCTCACCTTGGGACCTGGAGCGCCTTGGGGGCCCGGTGGCCCTGGGGGACCTGGCGAACCCTGAAACACAGCAAACAAACCGGGCATGAGCATGACTAATACAAATATGGCACACTATCCTTGTGCTGCTGGGGATGAGCTGGGAGCAGGTCCCAGCCACGATCTTACAACAGACACTCGTGTGACCGGGGTTGCCCAAACACCACGATGAGCTCAGCTGAGTGACCCGAGGGCCCCTCCAGCACAGGGGATGttcatgcaaaagaaaacacaaccgGAGCTAGCCGGGTGTACAGGTAGCGGCAGTACATGTGTTAAGAGGCAAAATGCCTTTAGCCAGAGGTGTGGCCCCAAACCTGGTGGTCTCTTTTTGCAttctctcccctccagccagcCGGGCTGGGGAGAAGCATCCTGCTGAAAACAGTGACAACCAGCCAGGGAGGTGCAACTAAAGAGGGGAAACGAAGGAGGTTGTGTGAGCACTAACAGCAGGAAAACCTTGCGCACTTAAGCAAGCTGTTTTTCCTGGGCACTGCTGGGTGCAGAGACCGTGAACCACCTTGAGATGAACAAATATTTCGCAACTTGCAAAATAATCTCAAACAGCAAAACTCATGGTCTTGCTCAGCTGAAAACCAAAACCGGACCACATCCCCAAGCACCTTTTTCCATGACTGCATGCTCAAATACTGTTACATGGGATCACACTGGAAGCTGTGTAAAGCCACCCCTTTCCAAAGCTCTGTCGATGAGACAGGTCAGTGAGCAAACACCGAAAACAGCTAATAAGCAGGAAAATGGCAAAGTTAGCGAGGTTCAATGACGCGCCCCTCGGCAATCTCCACATGCAGCACGCGGGAGAGGGTCTGGGCCCAGCAGATGAAGTCCCCAGACATTTGATGGAGCCTCTCCAACCACTGCACTCCACAAACTCCACTCAAAGCTGCGTGCCGTGCAGACATCTGGCAAACGGTAATTACCATCACTTTGTGTATCCCTGCAGCCTGTCATAAAACAATTAGGATGGTTCTCAAATATGTCTGTAATTAAGTATTTATTCTATTCAGCTTCTTTCATCTTAACAAAAATGGCAGGGTACTGCTCGGTCGGGCAGGTTAGGGCTCGGGcactctttcccttcctcccgcATCCCAACCGCTGCTTGCGGAGAAAACCACTCCAGAGGATGCGCAGTGAAAACCGCAGCTCTGCACCATGCCCTGGGAATAACACCCTGCAGCTGCCTGTGTTTAAGCTGTAATTTGGCTGCTCACACTCGCTGCATCAGGTGTTTATATGTCACAGGCTGCGTCAGGTTGCTTTTACCTGCAGAATATTAACTCGCATCCCACAGCCGGATCCCCACGAGCCTGGTACCCAGCCCGAGTTCACAGCCTCGAGTTTTGCCACCATTTTTGCTGGTACATCCTAAATATCCTCAGCCCCCAGATGCAATAAGCTCTTCCCTCCCGGCCAGCTCTGTGCTGAGACCGAGATCTCGGGAAGGAGAAGTAGGACAGGGACAGACACAGTGCCACAATGTCACTGTGGCAGAGCTCGGCAGTTTTTCAGTCCTTTCCCGTTAACCCGCAGGAATCGGCATGACCTTGGTGCGGGGCTTACCTTGAGCGCATCCAGGATTCGGCCATCATAGTCGATCACTACGGTGTCGCCCTGTTCCCCTTTCAGGCCGGGGGGACCCTGCAACCGGGGACGAATCCTATTTAGTTTTTGCAGCATCTGAGAAGCAGGTGCTATAAAAGCAAAGACCTGACACCCAGCTGTTTGGGGATTATCACCTCACAAACACCATCGATTTAATCAATTCCTAGTCTGACAGCTGTAACCGTCATCCAACCAAACCTCAAAAGGGCACATATTTGTGTAATGGAGAAGTGCATAGAAATCCTCACTTGATTACACCTATTCACAGCTTCCCTCTTGCAAAAAAGGGGTCACAGGATGGTCACATTGATAAGAAAATTGGACTTGACTGCATTTCCCAGAGCTATCTCCCCTGGCAGCGTTCGGTACCTGCATAATGATTTGTTTAAATATGCACCATCTCTATTTTCTAGCGCTGAGCTGATCCTGAAGCGCTTCAACCACATACTAAGCAGAAAGAGGTGGTGGGGAATAGCTCAGGTCGAGACAAATACGCGACTCCaaactaaaaaaagcaaaaccctgaACATCCGTACCCGGGGTCCGATGGAGCCAATTCCTCCCTTCTCACCAGGTTCACCctgaaaaatcaaaatcacaTTTTTGGTTCAAAGAGACCAAAGAAAATATAGGATATTtatcttaaaaatactgtaaatacaTGAGATGCCAAGATGTATTTTAGATTAAGAAAAAGTATGGCACCAAGAAGGAACTGCTTCTCCCAGCAAAAAGATAGATTTGACTTCAgagcaaatatattttacaaaagaTAATGTTGGTGTGAGCTAGTTGACGGTAAGAAAACTTCTCATTGCAGAGGGAGCGGAGTGGGGCTGAGCTCCCCGTAGCGGCCATGTGCCGTCCCGCTCTCCGGCTCTGCTGTCTGCTCCGAGCGTGCCAAGCTCCAGCTCTTTGTGCTGAAGTTTCACATGGCTCCCTCTTTGCTTTAGGCTGAATTTTGCATGTGGAAAGTTTCAGCCGACACATTTAAACCATTTCTGAGGGTGAGTTTAAGGAAAAGGGTTGtgccaaatttttcttttttttttttttctcccttttttttttttgccccctttttttgAAAGTTGGGAAGTTTTGGAAAGCCATAGCACTCCCACAGCAGTGACCCGAAATTCCGTTCAGGATTCAAAAAATGTACCTTTTGCCATACCCATGGAAATCCATTTGCTGGCCAAATTAAAGCCctccaaaaagtaaaaaatggtATAAATGCAAAGGCTCTCCATAGGAAAACTCAATTCAGCAGATCCCAGGGGGAACAAACCAGCACTGCTACTatggttttaggaaaaaaaaaaaaaaaatggctaagGGTCACCTGAGCCCACGTTTCTTCATCATATAGAGATTCTTGCCCAACAAGGAGCCACGACTGTTTGATACAGAAAACACGACTGGATACAGATCCTACTAAATAAGAAGCAGCTGAGGGGGGAAATAACAGTCCATGAATGCTGTCCGGGTCTCATCATCACCACTTAACATATCAAGACTGTCTTATTGCATTTCTTGGCAGTTATGAAGGTCAGCGGAACAGGACGGCACGTAAGTGCTCTGGGCTTTGAAGCGATACTGCAGCCATCAATACATGGGATCAAAATGTGATCAGAGGTTTAGCTCTCTTGGGGAAAAAGAGGCAATTCAATGAAAAACATGCAAGGAGACGATTCTAAAAACTCTTATACCGATCTCTGCTTGAATCCAGCTTTCATTACATCGCCAGGAAAAGGTAAAATACTTCTTAACATCCCcctgctttgtttcagtttgggCATTTTATGAGCCTTTTAGAAGGCAAAGGCCTAAAATACCTACTCAGCTGAAACCCTCTGCCTCAGCAGCGCTGTGCCCAGCTTCCCGGCTAATGGACTTTTATTTACCTTGGGTCCTGGCAAGCCATCTGTGCCGTTCTCTCCCTTGGGACCCGcgcttcctttttctccctgaaaacaaGACAATTTCGACAAATGCTATACGGGTAGGATGGAGAACAGATTTCTTCAGGTTATACTTTTCTTGCTTTATCTTTACTTTTACATACATGAGTGAGCAAAGCTCTGCTTTTAGCCTGAAGTACATCACGTTGCCTAGGTGGCAAAGGGGAGTTTTTGAGATAAAAAAGAAGCTTTCAGGCTTAACACTTTGGCTGCGGGTGGTATGTTCAGCCATAAAGTTAGCCCCAAAACCACGGCATCTGGAGAAGGCTCCCGTGGAGAGCCCGCTGCACCCTGATCTGGGGAGCGCGAACCCACAGCTCGAACCCCAGCTCCAGGCCACCCCCAGCAACACTCCCCAATTTACTTCTGCCAGAGGAGCCCCTAAATGGCAATTCTCTGCCATAGTCAACAAGTTGCGTTTGCAAACTTCTGGGCAGAGCTACCGTGGCAGAGGGGTGGGTTGtgcttctctttctcatttttattgttctttttccaCGTCAGGGGAGAAATGTGCTTCTCAACTTGCCCCAACTGTGATACTGTGCCAAGAAACCAGATAGCAAAAGATGCTGCCAAGCACATATATTAGATGGACACAGAGCAGAACATACCTTAGGGCCCATAAGTCCTGGTTCCCCAGGGATCCCATCATCACCctgatgaaataaaatataaaaagtgaaATACAAAGAGCTTGTACACACTTATCATTAGGACCCAACACGTCACTTGACCCCACTGAGCGTTGCACAGACCTGAGACCCACTCAGGTTTGCAGGAGGCTCGGGGAAAGATGCAGCAAGGAGCCCAGGAGGCTCCAGTATGGTCCTCTGCTCccacccagctctgcctcccctgctcccggGGCAGTGGATGGGCATCTCCCAGAATTTGCTTACAGCAGGCCCTGGGGAAGGTGCTCTTCCACCTTTAACAGAAATTAGATATTTAATCCATTTAGGCTTTTTGGGTCCCAAAGATCTCCTGCAAGCTGCCACCCATCCTCATGGACCTCACCACAAGTCACCAGCACACTCATCTGCCGGGAGATTTTCTTGTTTCACTTGTCACGCTTTGTTGTTCTCCTGGAGTAAAACCACTTCATAGGTGCTGAAGAGGTTAATTTACTCTCCAGTTATGAAATTTTTAAGCCAAATTCTGGCCTGAAAAACACCCATGGCCACGTCTGTTTTGGGGCAAAGCAGTAAGAGGGAAAGGCTGGGCCCTGTCAGCGCTTTGGCTTCAGCTAAAGGCAGCGATTTATCCACTACTTGGATAAATCATAAGCAACGACACTTGGCACCACGAGAAGAAAACGTGGAAAGCTCGGACACGTGAATCTCCCGCAGCCTTCAACGCCCGACCCAAGCAGCATGCCTGTCCTTAAGAGAGTGGGCAATCCCCACAAGACCGAGGTGCTGCGCGGCAATGCCCATCTCAGGAACCTCAAACCCAGCACAGGGGCCCGCGGGCAGGTAACAGCCTCCAGGCGCTTCTCGGTTCAGCTTGAATTATTGGAGTGAAAGGGCTCAGGACCTACTGCTTTGTTTGGCATTTGCTATTTTATTCTTTGTCTATCGGGCAGATGCGATTGCAGCTTCTAGCTTGTTTGTGGTAATGAAAACCAGGCTGCAGGCACAGCCGTGCCTGGGCTTCGGGGTTGCATGTGCGAGAAACCCCGGGCAAAACAAGGGTGGGCTCGGTATGGACAGCCACGGCTTCTCCATCGGTCTCTGGCAATGGTTTCCCTAGTCGAGcaccaagcaaagcaaagcaaaaaaaaaaaaaaaaaaatcaccattttacCTTTTTCCCTTGGATGCCAGGCTCACCCTTCAACAGcaacacacacagagaagaaaCAAGTTTAAGGACATAACAGAAAATAAGATCAATTGTACGGATACTCAAAATTAATTAAGTTAAAATACTCAGCTTGTGTTGATCTTTATCCCCCTCCAAACGCAAGAAAGCACATTCCCACAGCACACCAGCTTCCAGCCCCCCGTGGCTCCCTCCACCCCA carries:
- the COL23A1 gene encoding collagen alpha-1(XXIII) chain, producing the protein MSAGSGAAAAAGTATSALCLLLSLTAVAVCLLLGAKTAELQGRLAALEERGAAGPGPLLDALQPRVEQLFREKLGEGLAKLRTAREAPSDCMCPPGPPGRRGKPGRRGEPGQPGQSGRDGYPGPLGLDGKPGPPGPKGEKGEAGDIGPRMVFPRLNHGFLANDQLVFSRRVLKGDQGQDGATGPPGPPGPPGARGPPGDTGKDGPRGPPGPPGFKGEPGEDGLVGARGPSGPKGEPGIQGKKGDDGIPGEPGLMGPKGEKGSAGPKGENGTDGLPGPKGEPGEKGGIGSIGPRGPPGLKGEQGDTVVIDYDGRILDALKAAGIHKVMGSPGPPGPPGPQGAPGPKGELGLPGPPGLDGEKGPKGAKGDQGSAGITGQKGETGEMGLSGPPGAEGPKGDKGEKGDTGSPCLQNNHIIPEPGPPGLPGPMGPPGIQGPKGLDGAKGEKGDSGEKGDHGDAGPAGLPGAPGLIGLPGTKGEKGKPGEPGLDGFPGLRGEKGERSERGEKGERGIPGRKGAKGQKGEPGPPGLDQPCPVGPDGLPVAGCWHKGEKLWLKTKKKKRMQP